Proteins from one Asterias rubens chromosome 21, eAstRub1.3, whole genome shotgun sequence genomic window:
- the LOC117304897 gene encoding peroxisomal biogenesis factor 3-like isoform X2 produces the protein MARRQHHFDSNQRTCNMTVLSMLPKTKEALSLLLDSDGIIQMLKAKPENKVDLWNDLKIISFSRTIASVYSTAMLVVFLRVQLNIIGGYMYLDTLLGKNGMSEERILATPDVQKRYLANVQYLLTDGMSCMVSAVREAVENVLGSMPLQKTLGLRDIERLFSSVRCQVEAAKLGEQGSGMECTIHPLVRYMVPVEEDEDQGEDTACQISSDQLTVNGKLMLETRDMLESSDFHSVLNTCLDIGFSRVLDNMADFFRPSSTITAETASPTGLIDAHLPLAKIIPVINGQINALCGDTPNPYIQELLLMKCVKDFAANVYEAFSQLPPDPTHDP, from the exons ATGGCACGGAGGCAGCATCACTTTGACAGTAATCAAAGAACGTGTAACATGACGGTACTTTCCATGCTACCCAAGACCAAGGAAGCCCTGAGCCTCCTGCTGGATTCTGATGGGATCATACAGATGCTGAAAGCAAA gcCGGAGAACAAAGTGGATTTATGGAATGATCTTAAGATAATCA GTTTCTCCCGGACGATAGCTTCAGTTTACAGTACAGCGATGTTGGTTGTCTTCTTAAGAGTACAGCTCAATATTATTGGCGGCTACATGTACCTTGATACCTTGTTGGGCAAGAACGGAATG AGTGAGGAGAGAATATTAGCTACTCCTGATGTGCAGAAGAGATATCTGGCAAATGTCCAGTATCTACTCACTGACG GAATGTCTTGCATGGTATCCGCTGTCCGTGAAGCAGTAGAAAATGTACTTGGAAG CATGCCATTACAGAAGACACTTGGTCTGAGAGACATTGAGAGGTTATTCAGCAGTGTGAGATGTCAGGTTGAAGCAGCTAAGTTGGGAGAACAAG GTTCTGGTATGGAGTGTACCATTCATCCATTGGTGAGATACATGGTACCAGTGGAAGAAGATGAGGACCAGGGTGAAGATACAGCGTGTCAGATTTCTTCAGATCAACTCACAGTCAATGGTAAACTGATGCTTGAAACAAGAGACATGCTGGAGAG TTCCGACTTCCACAGTGTTCTCAATACTTGCTTGGACATTGGCTTCAGCCGAGTGCTCGACAACATGGCTGACTTTTTCAGACCTTCGTCTACCATTACGGCAGAAACAGCCTCACCAACAGG CTTGATTGATGCTCATCTTCCACTGGCAAAAATCATTCCAGTCATCAATGGTCAGATCAATGCACTGTGTGGAGACACGCCCAATCCTTACATACAG GAGCTCCTACTCATGAAGTGCGTGAAAGACTTTGCAGCAAATGTCTACGAGGCCTTCAGCCAGCTCCCGCCTGACCCTACCCATGACCCATGA
- the LOC117304897 gene encoding peroxisomal biogenesis factor 3-like isoform X1 encodes MLESLKNFVRRHKKKFVVLGVVTGGAVLLWKYGEWKLQQWQDKETDECLVMARRQHHFDSNQRTCNMTVLSMLPKTKEALSLLLDSDGIIQMLKAKPENKVDLWNDLKIISFSRTIASVYSTAMLVVFLRVQLNIIGGYMYLDTLLGKNGMSEERILATPDVQKRYLANVQYLLTDGMSCMVSAVREAVENVLGSMPLQKTLGLRDIERLFSSVRCQVEAAKLGEQGSGMECTIHPLVRYMVPVEEDEDQGEDTACQISSDQLTVNGKLMLETRDMLESSDFHSVLNTCLDIGFSRVLDNMADFFRPSSTITAETASPTGLIDAHLPLAKIIPVINGQINALCGDTPNPYIQELLLMKCVKDFAANVYEAFSQLPPDPTHDP; translated from the exons ATGTTAGAATCACTCAAGAACTTTGTGAGACGGCATAAGAAAAAATTCGTCGTACTTGGCGTCGTTACTGGAG GTGCCGTGTTGCTCTGGAAGTACGGAGAATGGAAACTTCAGCAATGGCAAGACAAGGAGACGGATGAGTGCCTAGTCATGGCACGGAGGCAGCATCACTTTGACAGTAATCAAAGAACGTGTAACATGACGGTACTTTCCATGCTACCCAAGACCAAGGAAGCCCTGAGCCTCCTGCTGGATTCTGATGGGATCATACAGATGCTGAAAGCAAA gcCGGAGAACAAAGTGGATTTATGGAATGATCTTAAGATAATCA GTTTCTCCCGGACGATAGCTTCAGTTTACAGTACAGCGATGTTGGTTGTCTTCTTAAGAGTACAGCTCAATATTATTGGCGGCTACATGTACCTTGATACCTTGTTGGGCAAGAACGGAATG AGTGAGGAGAGAATATTAGCTACTCCTGATGTGCAGAAGAGATATCTGGCAAATGTCCAGTATCTACTCACTGACG GAATGTCTTGCATGGTATCCGCTGTCCGTGAAGCAGTAGAAAATGTACTTGGAAG CATGCCATTACAGAAGACACTTGGTCTGAGAGACATTGAGAGGTTATTCAGCAGTGTGAGATGTCAGGTTGAAGCAGCTAAGTTGGGAGAACAAG GTTCTGGTATGGAGTGTACCATTCATCCATTGGTGAGATACATGGTACCAGTGGAAGAAGATGAGGACCAGGGTGAAGATACAGCGTGTCAGATTTCTTCAGATCAACTCACAGTCAATGGTAAACTGATGCTTGAAACAAGAGACATGCTGGAGAG TTCCGACTTCCACAGTGTTCTCAATACTTGCTTGGACATTGGCTTCAGCCGAGTGCTCGACAACATGGCTGACTTTTTCAGACCTTCGTCTACCATTACGGCAGAAACAGCCTCACCAACAGG CTTGATTGATGCTCATCTTCCACTGGCAAAAATCATTCCAGTCATCAATGGTCAGATCAATGCACTGTGTGGAGACACGCCCAATCCTTACATACAG GAGCTCCTACTCATGAAGTGCGTGAAAGACTTTGCAGCAAATGTCTACGAGGCCTTCAGCCAGCTCCCGCCTGACCCTACCCATGACCCATGA
- the LOC117304584 gene encoding extracellular signal-regulated kinase 2-like isoform X1 produces the protein MSSDIESHILRKYEIKRRLGKGAYGIVWKAIDRRTGEVVALKKIFDAFRNQTDAQRTFREIMFLQEFGDHKNIIKLLNVMKAENDKDIYLVFEYMDTDLHAVIKNGNILKDVHQRYVMYQLINATMYLHSGNVIHRDHKPSNILLDSECFVKVADFGLARSITQLESKPNETDPALTEYVATRWYRAPEILLASKRYTKGVDMWSVGCILGELLKGKPLFPGTSTLNQVERIMNIIDPPTKADKDAIDSNYVSSILDKASVRHRQSFEDVLPNAPADGIDLLRRLLHFNPEKRLTAEQALKHPYVLRFQNLKEEKVLDYDVVPPLDDDVQLSVGEYRRKLYEMIKEKKARHRARLRDETKPRETPPPAEPAPVAALPPSQNNHVAGKVKPVVGAGGAAPQSVYAGSRSTRPPLAQGSRSATLPNKRPLVMANGHTYQTGVAFGRTGKDQPQVGSPARTSSQAKERLLTRQRSLENINAGVVTSDNPAHHSPNHSSRHSAGHNRTRSFSAGLRNAQITRDVDRGGLGLTVTSSRVVPGRRPVSAKEDKPKPSYGRKQYGVKNAPSAGVPKSALGSYSQAHGTITASGLAKIKTMKW, from the exons ATGAGCTCCGATATAGAAAGTCATATCCTACGAAAGTATGAGATTAAACGGAGGTTGGGTAAAGGG GCCTATGGCATTGTTTGGAAAGCCATTGACAGAAGGACGGGGGAGGTGGTTGCCTTGAAGAAGATTTTCGACGCCTTCAGGAATCAGACAGATGCTCAGAGAACATTCAGGGAGATCATGTTCCTCCAG GAATTTGGTGATCATAAGAACATCATTAAATTGTTGAATGTTATGAAGGCAGAGAATGACAAGGACATCTATCTAGTGTTTGAATACATGG ATACAGACCTCCACGCAGTAATAAAGAATGGCAATATATTGAAAGACGTCCACCAGAGATATGTCATGTACCAACTAATCAACGCCACAATGTATCTGCATTCTGGTAACGTCATCCACAGAGACCATAAG CCTTCCAACATTCTTCTAGACAGTGAGTGTTTTGTCAAAGTAGCCGACTTTGGTCTGGCAAGATCGATAACCCAACTAGAGTCAAAACCAAATGAGACAGACCCGGCACTAACAGAGTATGTTGCCACCCGGTGGTATCGAGCGCCAGAGATACTGCTGGCTTCTAAAAG ATACACAAAGGGTGTTGACATGTGGAGTGTAGGCTGTATCCTTGGGGAGCTGCTGAAGGGTAAACCACTCTTCCCCGGTACATCAACCCTGAATCAAGTAGAGAGGATAATGAACATTATTGACCCTCCGACAAAGGCTGATAAGGACGCCATCGATTCTAACTATGTCTCGTCTATTCTAGATAAAGCATCAGTCAG ACATAGGCAGTCCTTTGAAGACGTCCTTCCAAATGCCCCTGCCGATGGGATTGATCTTCTTAGGAGACTACTTCACTTCAATCCAGAGAAACGCCTGACTGCCGAGCAAGCATTAAAACACCCCTATGTATTAAG GTTTCAGAATCTGAAAGAAGAGAAAGTCCTAGACTATGATGTTGTACCTCCCTTGGACGATGACGTCCAGTTATCCGTTGGAGAATACAGAAGGAAGCTTTATGAG atGATAAAAGAGAAGAAAGCTCGACACAGAGCACGTCTACGAGACGAGACCAAACCCAGAGAGACCCCACCACCAGCAGAGCCAGCTCCCGTTGCCGCTTTACCACCATCGCAGAACAATCACGTAGCTGGCAAGGTGAAGCCGGTAGTTGGTGCAGGTGGAGCTGCCCCTCAGTCAGTGTACGCAG GGAGTCGGTCAACTAGACCGCCCCTTGCCCAAGGTAGCCGATCGGCCACCCTACCCAACAAGAGGCCACTGGTCATGGCAAATGGTCATACATACCAAACAG GGGTAGCCTTTGGGAGGACAGGCAAAGATCAACCACAGGTGGGCAGTCCAGCAAGGACATCATCCCAGGCTAAAGAAAGGCTCCTAACAAGACAGAGAAGTCTAGAAAACATCAATGCT GGTGTGGTAACCAGTGACAACCCAGCGCATCATTCCCCGAATCACAGTTCCCGTCACTCTGCGGGGCACAATCGCACAAGATCGTTCTCAGCGGGTCTGCGTAATGCGCAGATCACGAGGGACGTCGACAGGGGTGGTTTAGGACTCACAGTCACAAGCTCAAGAGTT GTTCCTGGTCGGAGACCCGTCTCGGCAAAAGAAGACAAACCCAAACCATCTTACGGCCGGAAGCAATACGGCGTCAAGAACGCTCCTTCCGCTGGCGTCCCGAAGTCTGCGTTAGGTAGCTACTCCCAAGCCCACGGAACTATCACAGCCAGCGGATTAGCAAAGATCAAAACAATGAAATGGTGA
- the LOC117304584 gene encoding extracellular signal-regulated kinase 2-like isoform X4: MFLQEFGDHKNIIKLLNVMKAENDKDIYLVFEYMDTDLHAVIKNGNILKDVHQRYVMYQLINATMYLHSGNVIHRDHKPSNILLDSECFVKVADFGLARSITQLESKPNETDPALTEYVATRWYRAPEILLASKRYTKGVDMWSVGCILGELLKGKPLFPGTSTLNQVERIMNIIDPPTKADKDAIDSNYVSSILDKASVRHRQSFEDVLPNAPADGIDLLRRLLHFNPEKRLTAEQALKHPYVLRFQNLKEEKVLDYDVVPPLDDDVQLSVGEYRRKLYEMIKEKKARHRARLRDETKPRETPPPAEPAPVAALPPSQNNHVAGKVKPVVGAGGAAPQSVYAGSRSTRPPLAQGSRSATLPNKRPLVMANGHTYQTGVAFGRTGKDQPQVGSPARTSSQAKERLLTRQRSLENINAGVVTSDNPAHHSPNHSSRHSAGHNRTRSFSAGLRNAQITRDVDRGGLGLTVTSSRVVPGRRPVSAKEDKPKPSYGRKQYGVKNAPSAGVPKSALGSYSQAHGTITASGLAKIKTMKW; the protein is encoded by the exons ATGTTCCTCCAG GAATTTGGTGATCATAAGAACATCATTAAATTGTTGAATGTTATGAAGGCAGAGAATGACAAGGACATCTATCTAGTGTTTGAATACATGG ATACAGACCTCCACGCAGTAATAAAGAATGGCAATATATTGAAAGACGTCCACCAGAGATATGTCATGTACCAACTAATCAACGCCACAATGTATCTGCATTCTGGTAACGTCATCCACAGAGACCATAAG CCTTCCAACATTCTTCTAGACAGTGAGTGTTTTGTCAAAGTAGCCGACTTTGGTCTGGCAAGATCGATAACCCAACTAGAGTCAAAACCAAATGAGACAGACCCGGCACTAACAGAGTATGTTGCCACCCGGTGGTATCGAGCGCCAGAGATACTGCTGGCTTCTAAAAG ATACACAAAGGGTGTTGACATGTGGAGTGTAGGCTGTATCCTTGGGGAGCTGCTGAAGGGTAAACCACTCTTCCCCGGTACATCAACCCTGAATCAAGTAGAGAGGATAATGAACATTATTGACCCTCCGACAAAGGCTGATAAGGACGCCATCGATTCTAACTATGTCTCGTCTATTCTAGATAAAGCATCAGTCAG ACATAGGCAGTCCTTTGAAGACGTCCTTCCAAATGCCCCTGCCGATGGGATTGATCTTCTTAGGAGACTACTTCACTTCAATCCAGAGAAACGCCTGACTGCCGAGCAAGCATTAAAACACCCCTATGTATTAAG GTTTCAGAATCTGAAAGAAGAGAAAGTCCTAGACTATGATGTTGTACCTCCCTTGGACGATGACGTCCAGTTATCCGTTGGAGAATACAGAAGGAAGCTTTATGAG atGATAAAAGAGAAGAAAGCTCGACACAGAGCACGTCTACGAGACGAGACCAAACCCAGAGAGACCCCACCACCAGCAGAGCCAGCTCCCGTTGCCGCTTTACCACCATCGCAGAACAATCACGTAGCTGGCAAGGTGAAGCCGGTAGTTGGTGCAGGTGGAGCTGCCCCTCAGTCAGTGTACGCAG GGAGTCGGTCAACTAGACCGCCCCTTGCCCAAGGTAGCCGATCGGCCACCCTACCCAACAAGAGGCCACTGGTCATGGCAAATGGTCATACATACCAAACAG GGGTAGCCTTTGGGAGGACAGGCAAAGATCAACCACAGGTGGGCAGTCCAGCAAGGACATCATCCCAGGCTAAAGAAAGGCTCCTAACAAGACAGAGAAGTCTAGAAAACATCAATGCT GGTGTGGTAACCAGTGACAACCCAGCGCATCATTCCCCGAATCACAGTTCCCGTCACTCTGCGGGGCACAATCGCACAAGATCGTTCTCAGCGGGTCTGCGTAATGCGCAGATCACGAGGGACGTCGACAGGGGTGGTTTAGGACTCACAGTCACAAGCTCAAGAGTT GTTCCTGGTCGGAGACCCGTCTCGGCAAAAGAAGACAAACCCAAACCATCTTACGGCCGGAAGCAATACGGCGTCAAGAACGCTCCTTCCGCTGGCGTCCCGAAGTCTGCGTTAGGTAGCTACTCCCAAGCCCACGGAACTATCACAGCCAGCGGATTAGCAAAGATCAAAACAATGAAATGGTGA
- the LOC117304584 gene encoding extracellular signal-regulated kinase 2-like isoform X3 codes for MSSDIESHILRKYEIKRRLGKGAYGIVWKAIDRRTGEVVALKKIFDAFRNQTDAQRTFREIMFLQEFGDHKNIIKLLNVMKAENDKDIYLVFEYMDTDLHAVIKNGNILKDVHQRYVMYQLINATMYLHSGNVIHRDHKPSNILLDSECFVKVADFGLARSITQLESKPNETDPALTEYVATRWYRAPEILLASKRYTKGVDMWSVGCILGELLKGKPLFPGTSTLNQVERIMNIIDPPTKADKDAIDSNYVSSILDKASVRHRQSFEDVLPNAPADGIDLLRRLLHFNPEKRLTAEQALKHPYVLRFQNLKEEKVLDYDVVPPLDDDVQLSVGEYRRKLYEMIKEKKARHRARLRDETKPRETPPPAEPAPVAALPPSQNNHVAGKVKPVVGAGGAAPQSVYAGVAFGRTGKDQPQVGSPARTSSQAKERLLTRQRSLENINAGVVTSDNPAHHSPNHSSRHSAGHNRTRSFSAGLRNAQITRDVDRGGLGLTVTSSRVVPGRRPVSAKEDKPKPSYGRKQYGVKNAPSAGVPKSALGSYSQAHGTITASGLAKIKTMKW; via the exons ATGAGCTCCGATATAGAAAGTCATATCCTACGAAAGTATGAGATTAAACGGAGGTTGGGTAAAGGG GCCTATGGCATTGTTTGGAAAGCCATTGACAGAAGGACGGGGGAGGTGGTTGCCTTGAAGAAGATTTTCGACGCCTTCAGGAATCAGACAGATGCTCAGAGAACATTCAGGGAGATCATGTTCCTCCAG GAATTTGGTGATCATAAGAACATCATTAAATTGTTGAATGTTATGAAGGCAGAGAATGACAAGGACATCTATCTAGTGTTTGAATACATGG ATACAGACCTCCACGCAGTAATAAAGAATGGCAATATATTGAAAGACGTCCACCAGAGATATGTCATGTACCAACTAATCAACGCCACAATGTATCTGCATTCTGGTAACGTCATCCACAGAGACCATAAG CCTTCCAACATTCTTCTAGACAGTGAGTGTTTTGTCAAAGTAGCCGACTTTGGTCTGGCAAGATCGATAACCCAACTAGAGTCAAAACCAAATGAGACAGACCCGGCACTAACAGAGTATGTTGCCACCCGGTGGTATCGAGCGCCAGAGATACTGCTGGCTTCTAAAAG ATACACAAAGGGTGTTGACATGTGGAGTGTAGGCTGTATCCTTGGGGAGCTGCTGAAGGGTAAACCACTCTTCCCCGGTACATCAACCCTGAATCAAGTAGAGAGGATAATGAACATTATTGACCCTCCGACAAAGGCTGATAAGGACGCCATCGATTCTAACTATGTCTCGTCTATTCTAGATAAAGCATCAGTCAG ACATAGGCAGTCCTTTGAAGACGTCCTTCCAAATGCCCCTGCCGATGGGATTGATCTTCTTAGGAGACTACTTCACTTCAATCCAGAGAAACGCCTGACTGCCGAGCAAGCATTAAAACACCCCTATGTATTAAG GTTTCAGAATCTGAAAGAAGAGAAAGTCCTAGACTATGATGTTGTACCTCCCTTGGACGATGACGTCCAGTTATCCGTTGGAGAATACAGAAGGAAGCTTTATGAG atGATAAAAGAGAAGAAAGCTCGACACAGAGCACGTCTACGAGACGAGACCAAACCCAGAGAGACCCCACCACCAGCAGAGCCAGCTCCCGTTGCCGCTTTACCACCATCGCAGAACAATCACGTAGCTGGCAAGGTGAAGCCGGTAGTTGGTGCAGGTGGAGCTGCCCCTCAGTCAGTGTACGCAG GGGTAGCCTTTGGGAGGACAGGCAAAGATCAACCACAGGTGGGCAGTCCAGCAAGGACATCATCCCAGGCTAAAGAAAGGCTCCTAACAAGACAGAGAAGTCTAGAAAACATCAATGCT GGTGTGGTAACCAGTGACAACCCAGCGCATCATTCCCCGAATCACAGTTCCCGTCACTCTGCGGGGCACAATCGCACAAGATCGTTCTCAGCGGGTCTGCGTAATGCGCAGATCACGAGGGACGTCGACAGGGGTGGTTTAGGACTCACAGTCACAAGCTCAAGAGTT GTTCCTGGTCGGAGACCCGTCTCGGCAAAAGAAGACAAACCCAAACCATCTTACGGCCGGAAGCAATACGGCGTCAAGAACGCTCCTTCCGCTGGCGTCCCGAAGTCTGCGTTAGGTAGCTACTCCCAAGCCCACGGAACTATCACAGCCAGCGGATTAGCAAAGATCAAAACAATGAAATGGTGA
- the LOC117304584 gene encoding extracellular signal-regulated kinase 2-like isoform X2, producing MAYGIVWKAIDRRTGEVVALKKIFDAFRNQTDAQRTFREIMFLQEFGDHKNIIKLLNVMKAENDKDIYLVFEYMDTDLHAVIKNGNILKDVHQRYVMYQLINATMYLHSGNVIHRDHKPSNILLDSECFVKVADFGLARSITQLESKPNETDPALTEYVATRWYRAPEILLASKRYTKGVDMWSVGCILGELLKGKPLFPGTSTLNQVERIMNIIDPPTKADKDAIDSNYVSSILDKASVRHRQSFEDVLPNAPADGIDLLRRLLHFNPEKRLTAEQALKHPYVLRFQNLKEEKVLDYDVVPPLDDDVQLSVGEYRRKLYEMIKEKKARHRARLRDETKPRETPPPAEPAPVAALPPSQNNHVAGKVKPVVGAGGAAPQSVYAGSRSTRPPLAQGSRSATLPNKRPLVMANGHTYQTGVAFGRTGKDQPQVGSPARTSSQAKERLLTRQRSLENINAGVVTSDNPAHHSPNHSSRHSAGHNRTRSFSAGLRNAQITRDVDRGGLGLTVTSSRVVPGRRPVSAKEDKPKPSYGRKQYGVKNAPSAGVPKSALGSYSQAHGTITASGLAKIKTMKW from the exons ATG GCCTATGGCATTGTTTGGAAAGCCATTGACAGAAGGACGGGGGAGGTGGTTGCCTTGAAGAAGATTTTCGACGCCTTCAGGAATCAGACAGATGCTCAGAGAACATTCAGGGAGATCATGTTCCTCCAG GAATTTGGTGATCATAAGAACATCATTAAATTGTTGAATGTTATGAAGGCAGAGAATGACAAGGACATCTATCTAGTGTTTGAATACATGG ATACAGACCTCCACGCAGTAATAAAGAATGGCAATATATTGAAAGACGTCCACCAGAGATATGTCATGTACCAACTAATCAACGCCACAATGTATCTGCATTCTGGTAACGTCATCCACAGAGACCATAAG CCTTCCAACATTCTTCTAGACAGTGAGTGTTTTGTCAAAGTAGCCGACTTTGGTCTGGCAAGATCGATAACCCAACTAGAGTCAAAACCAAATGAGACAGACCCGGCACTAACAGAGTATGTTGCCACCCGGTGGTATCGAGCGCCAGAGATACTGCTGGCTTCTAAAAG ATACACAAAGGGTGTTGACATGTGGAGTGTAGGCTGTATCCTTGGGGAGCTGCTGAAGGGTAAACCACTCTTCCCCGGTACATCAACCCTGAATCAAGTAGAGAGGATAATGAACATTATTGACCCTCCGACAAAGGCTGATAAGGACGCCATCGATTCTAACTATGTCTCGTCTATTCTAGATAAAGCATCAGTCAG ACATAGGCAGTCCTTTGAAGACGTCCTTCCAAATGCCCCTGCCGATGGGATTGATCTTCTTAGGAGACTACTTCACTTCAATCCAGAGAAACGCCTGACTGCCGAGCAAGCATTAAAACACCCCTATGTATTAAG GTTTCAGAATCTGAAAGAAGAGAAAGTCCTAGACTATGATGTTGTACCTCCCTTGGACGATGACGTCCAGTTATCCGTTGGAGAATACAGAAGGAAGCTTTATGAG atGATAAAAGAGAAGAAAGCTCGACACAGAGCACGTCTACGAGACGAGACCAAACCCAGAGAGACCCCACCACCAGCAGAGCCAGCTCCCGTTGCCGCTTTACCACCATCGCAGAACAATCACGTAGCTGGCAAGGTGAAGCCGGTAGTTGGTGCAGGTGGAGCTGCCCCTCAGTCAGTGTACGCAG GGAGTCGGTCAACTAGACCGCCCCTTGCCCAAGGTAGCCGATCGGCCACCCTACCCAACAAGAGGCCACTGGTCATGGCAAATGGTCATACATACCAAACAG GGGTAGCCTTTGGGAGGACAGGCAAAGATCAACCACAGGTGGGCAGTCCAGCAAGGACATCATCCCAGGCTAAAGAAAGGCTCCTAACAAGACAGAGAAGTCTAGAAAACATCAATGCT GGTGTGGTAACCAGTGACAACCCAGCGCATCATTCCCCGAATCACAGTTCCCGTCACTCTGCGGGGCACAATCGCACAAGATCGTTCTCAGCGGGTCTGCGTAATGCGCAGATCACGAGGGACGTCGACAGGGGTGGTTTAGGACTCACAGTCACAAGCTCAAGAGTT GTTCCTGGTCGGAGACCCGTCTCGGCAAAAGAAGACAAACCCAAACCATCTTACGGCCGGAAGCAATACGGCGTCAAGAACGCTCCTTCCGCTGGCGTCCCGAAGTCTGCGTTAGGTAGCTACTCCCAAGCCCACGGAACTATCACAGCCAGCGGATTAGCAAAGATCAAAACAATGAAATGGTGA